The following are encoded together in the Glycine max cultivar Williams 82 chromosome 8, Glycine_max_v4.0, whole genome shotgun sequence genome:
- the LOC100809224 gene encoding probable nucleoredoxin 1, with translation MADSADVTHDVVSLLSSPQRDFLLRNNGDQVKIDSLKGKKLGLYFSASWCGPCQTFTPTLVDVYNEVAKKGDFQIVFITADEDDESFNGYFSKMPWLAIPFSDSDTRSRLDELFHVRGIPHLALLDEAGNVVTEDGVDVIREYGVEGYPFTSARIQELRDQEEEARRNQSVRSLLVSPSRDFVISSDGKKTLVSELEGKTVGLYFCVKSFGSCSDFTPKLVEVYEKLKAQGENFEVVLIPLDDDEESFKELLESVPWLSLPFKDKICGKLARYFELSTLPTLVIIGPDGKTLHSNVAEAIEDHGVAAYPFTPEKFAELDEILKAKEAAQTLESILVSDDQDFVIGKDGVKIPVSELKGKVVLLYFSAHWCPPCRAFLPKLIDAYNKIKEKGNALEVVFISSDRDQTSFDEFFAGMPWLALPFGDSRKKFLSRKFRVSGIPMLVAIASSGQTLTTKARDLVSLYGADAYPFTEERIKEIETEQEETAKGWPEKLKHELHEHELVLTRRRVYYCDACNEEGHIWSYYCGDCDFDLHPKCALEKEDKEGSKDDAKEEKSKDEWVCDGEVCKKA, from the exons GTTAAAATTGACAGCTTGAAGGGTAAGAAACTTGGTTTGTATTTTTCGGCATCCTGGTGTGGTCCATGTCAAACATTTACGCCAACTTTGGTGGATGTGTACAATGAGGTTGCAAAAAAAGGTGACTTCCAGATCGTTTTCATTACggctgatgaagatgatgagtcCTTTAACGGTTACTTTTCCAAGATGCCATGGCTTGCAATCCCATTTTCTGATTCAGACACACGCAGCCGCCTTGATGAATTGTTTCATGTGAGGGGGATTCCCCATCTTGCATTACTTGATGAAGCTGGCAATGTTGTCACTGAAGATGGAGTTGATGTTATACGCGAATACGGTGTTGAAGGATACCCGTTTACATCAGCAAGGATCCAAGAGTTGAGAGATCAAGAAGAGGAAGCTAGGAGGAACCAGTCCGTGAGATCTCTCTTGGTCTCTCCATCTCGGGACTTCGTAATATCATCTGATGGAAAGAAA ACACTTGTCTCTGAGCTTGAGGGCAAGACAGTTGGTCTGTATTTCTGCGTGAAGTCATTCGGATCATGCAGTGACTTTACCCCAAAGCTTGTGGAGGTTTATGAGAAGCTGAAGGCCCAGGGGGAGAACTTTGAGGTTGTGCTGATACCCCTAGATGATGATGAAGAGTCATTCAAGGAACTATTAGAAAGTGTGCCTTGGTTATCCTTGCCTTTCAAGGACAAAATCTGTGGGAAGCTAGCTCGGTACTTCGAGCTTTCAACCCTCCCCACTTTGGTTATTATTGGACCAGATGGGAAAACTCTTCATTCTAATGTTGCTGAGGCAATTGAGGATCATGGGGTTGCTGCATACCCATTCACCCCTGAAAAGTTTGCTGAGCTTGATGAAATACTGAAGGCCAAAGAGGCAGCTCAAACCCTTGAGTCAATTTTGGTGTCTGACGATCAAGATTTTGTCATTGGGAAAGATGGGGTGAAg ATTCCAGTGTCAGAATTGAAGGGGAAGGTTGTCCTCCTCTACTTCTCAGCTCACTGGTGTCCTCCATGCCGTGCATTCCTTCCAAAACTTATTGATGCATATAATAAGATTAAGGAAAAGGGCAATGCATTAGAAGTTGTTTTCATCTCAAGTGACAGAGATCAAACCTCCTTTGATGAATTCTTTGCGGGAATGCCATGGTTGGCACTTCCCTTTGGGGACTCGAGGAAGAAATTCCTGAGTCGCAAATTCAGGGTATCTGGCATCCCCATGCTTGTGGCCATTGCATCAAGTGGTCAGACATTGACAACAAAAGCTCGAGATCTGGTTTCACTCTATGGAGCAGATGCATATCCTTTCACCGAGGagagaataaaagaaatagagaCAGAACAAGAAGAGACTGCAAAGGGGTGGCCGGAGAAGCTGAAGCATGAATTACATGAGCATGAGCTTGTGTTGACGCGCCGCAGGGTGTATTACTGTGATGCTTGCAATGAAGAGGGACATATATGGTCCTACTACTGTGGAGATTGTGACTTTGATCTCCATCCAAAATGTGCATTGGAAAAGGAGGACAAAGAAGGAAGCAAAGATGATGCCAAGGAAGAAAAGTCCAAAGATGAATGGGTTTGTGATGGAGAAGTCTGCAAAAAAGCCTAA